From Thalassospiraceae bacterium LMO-JJ14:
CAGGGACGATCACAGCGGGCGGGACGCTCGGTATTCTGATCCCGCCTTCGATCATGTTGATTGTCATGGGGCCGGTCCTCGAGGTGCCTGTCACGGATTTGTTCCGCGCGGCGATCATCCCCGGCATCATGCTCGCGGGGCTCTACATGCTGTATGCGCTCGGACGGTGTTTCATCAATCCAAGCCTCGGCCCCATTCTGCCGCCGGACGAGCAGCCTGAAACGTCCAGCTTCTATCTGCTCGAAGTGGCGATGGTTATGGGCGCGCTCGTCTTCCTGATCTGGCTGATCACGCATGGGATAACGAACGGCTTCGGCTTCCCCATGGGTGCGTTGATTGTTCCGTTCGCCTGGATTGGCGTGATGTGGGCCGTCTATAGGTGGCTCGGGAAAACACGCCCCGGTGGCTTCTATTTCTCGGACCTTTGGTACGAGTTTTTCATGGGCCTCGTGCCGCCGACCGTGCTCATCGCATTTGCGCTGGGCTCAATCCTTGCCGGTTGGGCGACACCTGCCGAAGCTTCGGCCTGCGGCGCATTCGGTGCGGTGCTTCTATCCATGCTTTATGGCAAGTTTTCGATCGAGGAGCTTTATAGCGCTTTGATCAAAAGCCTGGAGATCACGGTTCTGATCATGTTCCTGGTGGCGGCGTCGAACTTCTTTGGGGCCGTGTTCTCGAACCTCGGTACGCCAACGATGCTGACAGAGCTTCTACTGACGCTCGATATGTCGCCCGTTTTTATTCTGATCTTGATCATGGCGTTGATCTTCCTGCTCGGATGGCCGCTGGAATGGGTGCCGATCGTCCTTATTATCGTTCCCATCCTGGTCCCGACGGTAACGTCGCTTGATCTTGGATTTGAGAACCAGAACGACTTGTTGATCTGGTTCGCGATACTTGTCGCTGTCAATTTGCAAACGGCATGGCTGAGCCCACCCGTTGCGCTTTCCGCATACTTCCTGAAGGGCGTTGTCCCGGAGTGGGACCTGCGCGATATCTATTTGGGAATGATGCAGTTCATGGTGATCCAGCTGATTGGGCTCACGTTGATCTTCGTGTTCCCGCAAATTGCCTTGTGGCTTCCTAACTATATTTACGGAAATTAGGGGGCGTGAGTGACGTATACCATTCGATTGGATGAGCTTCTCGTCTGTCGGCACTTACAAGAGGACCAGGAAAAATGACCCGCGAGTACCTTAAGAAAGCCACGTTGACATCGCGCTCGGATTCTAGCGAAACGGCTGAAATCGTTTCCACGATCCTTGCCGAGATTGAAGCGGGCGGTGAAGAAAAAGCGCTCGAGTATGCCGCGAAGTTCGATAAGTACGAGGGCAATATCGTACTGTCGCCAGAAGAGATCGAAGCCGCGGGGGCAAAGCTTCCGCAAAAGCTTAAGGACGATATTCTCTTTGCTTACGACAACGTCCGCCGGTTCGCGGAAGCCCAAAAGAACACGGTTGCGGATTTCGAGTACGAGATAAATGAGGGACTGATTGCCGGACAAAAAGCGATACCGGTATCCGCCGCCGGCTGTTACGTGCCGGCGGGGCGGTACCGCCATATCGCCAGCGCCATCATGACGGTGACGACGGCTGCTGTCGCCGGGTGCCAGCATATTTCGGTTTGTTCCGCGCCTCAGCCTGAAACGGGCGTCGATCCGGGGGTCGCTTATGCGGCGCATGTTTGCGGCGCGGATACGATTATGGCCATCGGCGGAGTGCAGGCTGTGGCGTCCATGGCGTTCGGCTTGTTCGGACAGCCCAAGGCGAACATCATTGTCGGTCCGGGCAATCAGTTTGTCGCTGAGGCAAAGCGCATGCTGTATGGCCGTGTCGGCATCGACATGATCGCCGGTCCGACGGACAGCTTGATCCTGGCCGACAAGGATGCCGATGCCCATATCGTTGCCACCGATCTCGTTAGCCAGGCGGAGCACGGTTACAACTCACCGGTTTGGCTGGTTACCGACCATCGGCCGTTGGCTGAGGATGTCATGGCCCGTGTGCCGGACCTTATCGCTGACCTGCCGGAACTCAACCGTGGGAATGCAGAAGCGGCATGGCGCGATTATGCCGAGGTGATTGTCTGTTCAGACCGCGAGGAAATGGCCAGAACGTCGGACGAATATGCGCCGGAGCATCTGACCGTTCAGGCGGATGATCTGGATTGGTGGCTGGGTCGGTTACAATGTTATGGGTCGCTGTTTCTCGGCGAAGAAACCACTGTCTCTTATGGGGACAAGGCTTCCGGGACCAACCATGTTCTGCCAACCTCGGGAGCAGCCACGTATACGGGCGGCCTCAGTGTCCACAAGTATATGAAGATCGTGACCTGGCAACGGGCCACCCGCGAAGGCGCCAAGAAAGTTGCCGAAGCGACCGCGCGGATTTCGAGACTGGAAGGGATGGAAGGCCATGCACGGGCTGCGGATGTCAGGCTTGCCAAGTACTTCCCAGGTGAAAACTTCGACCTTACAGCCAAAGGATAGTTTGGCGTAGGGCACGGAAAATCAAAGGGAGCAACGATGTATCAAAAGGTCCTAGTACCCATGGCATTGGACCATGGAATTTCACCACAGACTTTGGAGATCGCCCGGGCACTTTTGTCGCCGGGAGGGTCGATCGTCGCCCTGCATGTATTCGAGGTGCCGAAGGGTTCGGTCTCCGCCTATGTTGGTGACGATGTCATCCAAAAGGGTTTCGATAAGGCAGCCGAGATTTTGCGGGAGAAGGTCTCTCATCTTGACGGTGTCGTCACAGACATCATTCGCGGAGAAGCCCATCGCAAGATCATCGATTACGCCGTCGAGCATGGTTGTGATTGTATCGTCATCGGGTCCCATAAACCGGATATCACTGACTACTTTATCGGTTCGACCGCCGCGCGGGTGGTCAGGCACGCGCCCTGCGCAGTCCATGTGCATCGCGACTCCTGACGGTGTGGCAGGATCGGTGATTGCACCTGGCTGAAGCGTTGCTGGCTGAAATAGTCTTACGTCATCCTTGAAGGGATGGGATTGGAAAAACGACCTATGCCGTCGCAATTTGATCTTACTGGTTCTGTCGCTCTGGTCACCGGCGCATCTTCCGGCATCGGCCGGCGCATGGCCGGTGCGCTGGCGGGGGCCGGTGCCAAGGTGATACTTGCCGGTCGGAACGAAGCGCGTCTTGGCGAGGCGCAGGCGTCGATTACAGAGGCAGGCGGCGCGGCAGAGACCGTGACCGCCGACCTGAACGACAAGGCCGTCATCGACGATCTGTATGCCCGCGCCACCGCACCGTTCGGGGCGCCGACGATCCTCGTCAATGCGGCGGGCATAAACCTGCGTGAACCGTGGGCCGAGATCAGCATGGAAAGTTGGGACAGGACCATTCACCTGAACCTGAGCGTGCCGTTTTTCCTGGCCCGCGCCTGTGTGCCGGGGATGGCCGATAAGGGCTATGGCCGGATCATCAACATCGCATCGCTGCAAAGCTACCGGGCGTTTGCCAACTCCATGCCGTATGGCGCGTCGAAGGGCGGGGTCGTGCAATTGACCCGCGCCATGGCCGAAGCGTGGTCGAAGGATAAAATCAACGCCAACGCCGTTGCCCCCGGGTTTTTTCCGACCGAGCTGACTCAGGCGGTTTTCAACAATCCGCAACTCGTCGCGCACAATGCGAAAATGACGGCCATCGGGCGCAACGGCGAACTCGCGGACCTTGACGGCATAACGGTATTTCTGGCCTCGCCCGCGTCGGCCTACATCACCGGCCAGACGATCCCCGTCGACGGCGGCTTTACCGCCAAGTAGGAGGCTTCGATGAAAGCACTCGTCTATACCGGTCCGAAACAGATCGTCTTTCAGGATTCCCCGGACCCCGAAGCCGAAGCAGGCGATGTCCTGATCGAGGTCGGTGCGGTCGGCATTTGCGGATCGGACATGCATGCCTATCTCGGTCATGACGAGCGCCGTCCGGCGCCGCTGATCCTGGGACACGAGGCCGCGGGCGTGGTCCGTGGCGGCATGCATGACGGCAAGCGCGTGGTCGTCAATCCGCTGGTGACATGCGGGGTGTGCCGCGATTGTCTGTCGGGCCGCGAGAACCTGTGCGCCAAGCGGGAAATCATCTCGATGCCGCCACGCCAGGGCGCGTTCGCCGAAAAGATCGTGATCCCGGCGCGCAACATGATCGAGGTGCCGGAAAATCTCGACCTGACCCATGCCGCGCTGGCCGAGCCGCTGGCGACGTCGTGGCACGGGGTGGCGCTGGCCGACCGTCACGCGGCGAGGCCGCTGGCCGAAGCCCGTGCACTGGTCATGGGATCGGGGGCCGTCGGGCTGGGGGCGGCACTGGCGCTCAGGGCCTTCGGCTGCTCAGACGTGACGGTTGGCGAAACCAACGAATTGCGCCGCAAGACGGCCTTCTCGCAGGGCTTCGACAAGGTCGTCGATCCCACTGTTGACGGCGCGCTGGATGCGGGCTTCGCCGATGTCGTCATCGATGCGGTGGGCAACAAGCATACCCGCGCCGCGGCGGTGCGTTCGGCCCGGCCCGGTTCGGTGATCGTGCATATCGGCTTGGGCGATGGGACCGACGGCTTCGATGCCCGGCGCGTAACGCTGCAGGAAATCACCTTCGTCGGCGCCTACACCTATACCATGACGGATTTTCGCGCCACGCTGGCGGCGATGGCGTCAGGCGCGCTCGGCGATCTCGACTGGATCGAGGCACGCGGCCTCGAAGACGGTATTCAGGCCTTCGACGACCTGCTCGAAGGCCGCACCGGGGCGGCCAAGATCATCCTCCACCCGGCTTCTTTGTAGGTTCTAATCCGTCTCGAAAGCCTTGAAGGCATCGCCGTAACCGCCGTGCCAGCGCGACAGCGCCGGACGGTTTTCGGTGACGTCGCCGGCGCTCCACAGGATGCGGGCGCGGTCCATGCCCGGCGTCACTTCGCCGTCGGGGCAGACGATATAGAAATCGCCGTTCTCGATCCGGGGCATCATCACGTCGACGACCTGTTCGGGCAGCCACGCGCCGGGTTTGTGTTCGCGGTGCCCGGTGGTTGTCCAGCCGGGGATCACCAGATGCGCCGAGACGTTCGGATTATCGCCGTTGCGCAGTTCGTGTTGCAGGCTTTCCGTGAAGGATTTGATCGCCGCCTTGGTCAGGTTATAGACGGTGTTGCCGGGCGGATTGGTGATGCCCTGTTTGGAGCCCATGTTGATGACGTATCCCGGCCGGCCGCTTTCGATCATCCCGGGTACAAAGGCCCTGACGCCATGAATGACACCCCACAGGTTGACGTCGACGGTGCGCCGCCAGTCATTGAGGTCATCCCAGAAACCGGGGCCGACACGGCTCACGGCATTGTTCATCAGGACATCGACAGGGCCGAACCTGCCGGTGACGGTGTCGCGCAGTTTGCTCATCTGGCCCAAGTCGGCGACGTCGGCGCTGACGGCCATGACGTGTTCCGGATCGGCGGCGGCTTTGCGGACGACGTCCAGTGCGGCATCGAAATCTTCGGACGCCAGATCGGCCATGCAAACCCGCATGCCGAGAGCGGCGAAACGGTGCGCGGCGGCACGGCCGATGCCGAGCGCGGCACCGGTGATAACGGCGGTGTTGCCGGCCTTGAAAAGGGTTTCGGGCATATGGACCTCCCTCGTTTTCGATTCCGTAAGCATGCCATGCCGAGGATCGTGGTCAACGCTCAACGCATCAAGGTACACTCTTGAAAGACGCCGTTACAGGCAGCACCTATGAACAAACACATTTGGGGAGGACACATTCATGGAAGTACGTATGGACGGCCGCAACGCGATCATCACCGGCGGCAGCGCCGGTCTCGGCAAGGCCATGGCCCGGGAATTCGTAAGCTCGGGCGGCAATGTCGCCATCGTTGCGCGGCGTCAGGAAATTCTCGATCAGGCCAAGGCGGAAATCACCTCGGCGGGTGGCGGCAAGGTGGTGGCGATCTCGGCGGATATCCGCCAGGCATCCGAATGCACCCGTGCCTTCAGCGAAGCCCAGGCAGCGCTCGGCCAGATCGACATTCTGGTTAATAACGCCGGCACGTCCCGGCGCGGTCCGTTTCTCGACATCAGCGACGAAGACTGGCAGGAAGATTTCGACCTCAAGGTTTTCTCGGCGATCCGTTTCGCCCGCCTTGTCATCCCCGGCATGCGTGAACGGAAATGGGGGC
This genomic window contains:
- the hisD gene encoding histidinol dehydrogenase; translated protein: MTREYLKKATLTSRSDSSETAEIVSTILAEIEAGGEEKALEYAAKFDKYEGNIVLSPEEIEAAGAKLPQKLKDDILFAYDNVRRFAEAQKNTVADFEYEINEGLIAGQKAIPVSAAGCYVPAGRYRHIASAIMTVTTAAVAGCQHISVCSAPQPETGVDPGVAYAAHVCGADTIMAIGGVQAVASMAFGLFGQPKANIIVGPGNQFVAEAKRMLYGRVGIDMIAGPTDSLILADKDADAHIVATDLVSQAEHGYNSPVWLVTDHRPLAEDVMARVPDLIADLPELNRGNAEAAWRDYAEVIVCSDREEMARTSDEYAPEHLTVQADDLDWWLGRLQCYGSLFLGEETTVSYGDKASGTNHVLPTSGAATYTGGLSVHKYMKIVTWQRATREGAKKVAEATARISRLEGMEGHARAADVRLAKYFPGENFDLTAKG
- a CDS encoding universal stress protein, with protein sequence MYQKVLVPMALDHGISPQTLEIARALLSPGGSIVALHVFEVPKGSVSAYVGDDVIQKGFDKAAEILREKVSHLDGVVTDIIRGEAHRKIIDYAVEHGCDCIVIGSHKPDITDYFIGSTAARVVRHAPCAVHVHRDS
- a CDS encoding SDR family oxidoreductase, with translation MPSQFDLTGSVALVTGASSGIGRRMAGALAGAGAKVILAGRNEARLGEAQASITEAGGAAETVTADLNDKAVIDDLYARATAPFGAPTILVNAAGINLREPWAEISMESWDRTIHLNLSVPFFLARACVPGMADKGYGRIINIASLQSYRAFANSMPYGASKGGVVQLTRAMAEAWSKDKINANAVAPGFFPTELTQAVFNNPQLVAHNAKMTAIGRNGELADLDGITVFLASPASAYITGQTIPVDGGFTAK
- a CDS encoding alcohol dehydrogenase catalytic domain-containing protein codes for the protein MKALVYTGPKQIVFQDSPDPEAEAGDVLIEVGAVGICGSDMHAYLGHDERRPAPLILGHEAAGVVRGGMHDGKRVVVNPLVTCGVCRDCLSGRENLCAKREIISMPPRQGAFAEKIVIPARNMIEVPENLDLTHAALAEPLATSWHGVALADRHAARPLAEARALVMGSGAVGLGAALALRAFGCSDVTVGETNELRRKTAFSQGFDKVVDPTVDGALDAGFADVVIDAVGNKHTRAAAVRSARPGSVIVHIGLGDGTDGFDARRVTLQEITFVGAYTYTMTDFRATLAAMASGALGDLDWIEARGLEDGIQAFDDLLEGRTGAAKIILHPASL
- a CDS encoding SDR family NAD(P)-dependent oxidoreductase — protein: MPETLFKAGNTAVITGAALGIGRAAAHRFAALGMRVCMADLASEDFDAALDVVRKAAADPEHVMAVSADVADLGQMSKLRDTVTGRFGPVDVLMNNAVSRVGPGFWDDLNDWRRTVDVNLWGVIHGVRAFVPGMIESGRPGYVINMGSKQGITNPPGNTVYNLTKAAIKSFTESLQHELRNGDNPNVSAHLVIPGWTTTGHREHKPGAWLPEQVVDVMMPRIENGDFYIVCPDGEVTPGMDRARILWSAGDVTENRPALSRWHGGYGDAFKAFETD
- a CDS encoding SDR family oxidoreductase, encoding MEVRMDGRNAIITGGSAGLGKAMAREFVSSGGNVAIVARRQEILDQAKAEITSAGGGKVVAISADIRQASECTRAFSEAQAALGQIDILVNNAGTSRRGPFLDISDEDWQEDFDLKVFSAIRFARLVIPGMRERKWGRIINVLNSGAKTPPAEGAPTAVTRAAGMAIMKVLANENAAHNVLVNSLHVGKIRSEQWEKRHEKDERGLTLDEWYDEEGKTQPMGRLGTPEEFAAIACLLCSDRGSYISGAAINVDGGLSKAV